A single window of Halodesulfovibrio sp. DNA harbors:
- a CDS encoding MltA domain-containing protein: MTVRHITRILTALFAISAIFYAGCSQSPQPTVPAEVPSPVEEQPEGSRFIQLSETEACSVSQTLTIGKQGIRSWMDFAPSLQRSATYVAKKPQDKLALDQYGLQVTWKTIALSLQKMQALLPQLDADPQLLAKHFTFYRLDSDPQFTGYYEPALQASLVKRAGYSYPIYSKPHDLQVLKLEKIHPRWKGQRAYYRIENGKAVPYYDRKAIDIDGVLDSQHLEIAWAKDPLDIFFLQIQGSGRLLLNDGSTKHILYAGKNGRQYVSLGRVMYRRGLLPKDGISMQAIRKYFTENPENTYQLLATNPSYVFFRLSDTGPFGSMGQTLTPRVSFATDPSYLPLGSVFLFDVPMPEKSAEGTFQYGENMAGLGLAQDTGGAIKEHHLDFFSGYGETATWIAGHMNTNGAVWLLLPK, translated from the coding sequence TTGACTGTCAGACATATCACTCGAATTCTTACTGCATTATTTGCAATCAGCGCTATTTTTTACGCAGGTTGCAGCCAATCTCCCCAACCAACTGTACCAGCTGAAGTACCCTCTCCAGTAGAAGAGCAGCCCGAAGGCTCCAGATTCATACAGCTCTCTGAAACAGAAGCTTGTAGTGTGAGTCAAACTCTTACAATTGGCAAACAGGGAATACGTTCATGGATGGATTTTGCACCATCTCTTCAACGTTCAGCGACCTATGTAGCCAAAAAGCCGCAAGATAAGCTCGCGCTCGACCAGTATGGATTGCAAGTTACATGGAAGACGATAGCGTTGTCGTTACAAAAAATGCAAGCCCTCTTGCCACAGCTTGATGCAGACCCTCAACTGCTTGCAAAACATTTTACATTCTATAGGCTTGATTCTGATCCACAATTTACCGGTTACTACGAGCCAGCTCTTCAAGCGAGTCTTGTCAAAAGAGCGGGTTATTCGTACCCAATATATTCAAAGCCACATGATTTGCAGGTGCTTAAACTTGAAAAAATTCATCCAAGATGGAAGGGACAACGCGCTTACTACCGAATAGAAAATGGAAAAGCTGTTCCATATTATGACAGAAAAGCTATTGATATTGATGGCGTGCTTGATTCGCAGCACCTTGAAATTGCATGGGCTAAAGACCCACTAGATATTTTCTTTTTGCAAATTCAAGGATCAGGAAGACTTCTTCTTAACGACGGATCGACAAAACATATTTTGTACGCTGGGAAAAATGGTAGGCAGTACGTATCACTCGGGCGAGTTATGTATCGCAGAGGACTGCTGCCAAAAGACGGCATTTCAATGCAAGCAATCCGCAAATATTTTACTGAAAACCCAGAAAATACATATCAACTGCTTGCAACAAACCCAAGTTACGTATTCTTTAGACTGTCCGACACGGGACCGTTCGGCTCAATGGGACAGACACTGACACCGAGGGTTTCTTTTGCAACAGACCCGTCGTACCTACCACTGGGAAGTGTGTTTCTTTTCGACGTTCCAATGCCAGAAAAAAGTGCAGAAGGAACTTTCCAGTACGGTGAAAATATGGCTGGCTTAGGCTTAGCTCAGGACACTGGCGGCGCAATTAAAGAGCATCACTTAGACTTTTTCAGTGGATACGGCGAAACTGCAACATGGATTGCCGGACATATGAACACCAATGGCGCTGTCTGGCTGTTACTTCCTAAATAA
- a CDS encoding YkgJ family cysteine cluster protein, with the protein MASETKQERIIRKKTFTTLHNGSDALPELCFETPEEAAGSIAALMRGFWKYVDECVEREIPQHTQTCAKGCSHCCSQPIFMDVFEAVACIHCMDSEKVSKAFMESFPAWQSNFAPQQPLLWKALQEDKWNELGALTKKLTAACPFLENNECTCYDARPMVCRTWVSKKFRFLCRMNPSSIKYTLACQDAVHDAYNKVLLHIAASFEIPLASGGWTTLPLAYNSVEGNSAELLKHAISKHLTYSR; encoded by the coding sequence TTGGCTTCAGAAACAAAACAAGAAAGAATTATTCGTAAAAAAACTTTTACAACTCTGCATAACGGTTCGGATGCACTTCCAGAATTATGTTTTGAAACTCCTGAAGAAGCAGCGGGAAGCATTGCTGCATTGATGCGTGGTTTCTGGAAGTATGTTGATGAATGTGTTGAACGTGAAATTCCTCAGCATACACAAACATGTGCCAAAGGGTGCAGCCACTGTTGCTCGCAACCTATATTTATGGATGTATTTGAAGCGGTAGCGTGTATACATTGTATGGATTCTGAAAAAGTCTCTAAGGCTTTTATGGAAAGTTTTCCTGCTTGGCAGAGCAACTTTGCTCCACAGCAGCCATTGTTGTGGAAAGCGTTGCAGGAGGATAAGTGGAATGAACTTGGGGCACTCACAAAAAAACTGACGGCGGCTTGCCCATTCTTAGAAAATAATGAGTGCACCTGCTATGACGCCCGCCCTATGGTGTGCCGCACATGGGTTTCGAAAAAATTTCGATTTCTGTGCAGGATGAACCCTTCGAGTATAAAGTATACTCTTGCATGTCAGGATGCAGTGCATGATGCGTATAACAAAGTTCTGTTGCATATTGCTGCATCGTTTGAAATTCCTTTGGCATCTGGTGGATGGACAACGTTGCCCCTTGCGTACAACTCTGTGGAAGGAAATTCCGCAGAGTTATTGAAGCATGCAATTTCTAAGCATTTAACATATAGCAGGTAG
- the aroL gene encoding shikimate kinase AroL: protein MQHNKRIYLVGSRGSGKTSVGQALAQQLAWDFVDTDALLCEMQGKSIAEIVEAEGWEAFRNYESLALLAAAKESKKVIATGGGMILREKNREAMRENGVVIFLEVPPEELARRLGADPLEAQRPSLTGKTLLAEVKEVLLARQQLYEDSAHITVDGAQTIKEIIDNIMELLETKLVS from the coding sequence ATGCAGCATAACAAGCGGATTTATCTTGTAGGTTCTCGTGGGAGTGGGAAAACGTCCGTCGGGCAGGCTCTCGCCCAGCAGTTAGCATGGGATTTTGTAGATACAGATGCACTGCTCTGTGAAATGCAGGGAAAAAGTATTGCAGAGATTGTGGAAGCTGAAGGCTGGGAAGCATTTCGGAATTACGAATCATTAGCGCTGTTGGCTGCTGCCAAAGAGAGTAAGAAAGTCATTGCCACTGGTGGTGGTATGATTTTGCGAGAGAAAAATCGTGAAGCTATGCGTGAGAACGGTGTTGTTATTTTTTTGGAAGTTCCACCGGAAGAGCTAGCCCGTCGTTTAGGTGCAGACCCTTTGGAGGCACAGCGTCCTTCCCTGACGGGGAAAACGTTGCTGGCTGAGGTAAAAGAAGTACTTTTAGCACGGCAGCAATTGTATGAAGATTCAGCGCATATAACTGTTGATGGGGCGCAGACCATAAAGGAAATTATTGATAACATCATGGAACTACTTGAAACGAAACTAGTTTCATAG
- a CDS encoding universal stress protein, translating into MKIDKVLVPVDGSEFSRKAVEYAAQFAPMVGASVILLTCRLEVTSLLSKDLYEKAINDLDAHAEALLEPYKEIFAKAHVEVTDVVMGGTPEDTILQVAKGEDCDMIIMGSRGYSDIKGLFLGSTTHRVLQLAECPVTVIR; encoded by the coding sequence ATGAAAATCGATAAAGTTCTTGTTCCAGTTGATGGCTCCGAGTTTTCCCGAAAAGCTGTAGAATATGCGGCGCAGTTTGCACCAATGGTAGGTGCTTCTGTTATATTGCTAACGTGTCGTCTTGAAGTAACATCTCTGCTCAGCAAAGATTTATATGAAAAAGCTATTAATGACCTTGATGCACATGCAGAGGCGTTGCTTGAACCATATAAAGAGATTTTTGCAAAAGCGCATGTGGAAGTGACCGACGTAGTTATGGGTGGAACGCCTGAAGATACTATTTTGCAGGTCGCCAAAGGGGAAGATTGTGATATGATTATTATGGGTTCTCGCGGCTATTCAGATATTAAAGGCTTGTTCCTTGGCAGCACAACACATAGAGTACTGCAACTTGCAGAGTGTCCTGTGACTGTAATTCGTTAA
- the aroC gene encoding chorismate synthase: MSGNTFGTLFRLSTFGESHGAALGGTIEGCPSGIALTEEDIQRELDLRKPGQGGLAATARKEADAVRILSGVFEGKTTGTPIGFIIENTDQRSRDYGDIMEKWRPGHADFGFDQKYGFRDYRGGGRSSGRETVSRVVGGAVALQLLATQGVSVNAYTVELGGIKASALDVAKAQKRPYFAADDAVVAAWDERVKAVKGNGDTLGGIVQIEANGLPAGLGEPVFDKLDALLAHALMSVGSVKGVEIGQGFEAARMLGSENNDAMDAEGFMSNNCGGVLGGISNGMPIIARAAIKPIPSIAKKQQTVTCKGEPCSMQIKGRHDICAIPRVVPVLKSMVALVLADVLLQQSKQYFSPVSGVVEPRGFDE; this comes from the coding sequence ATGAGCGGTAATACGTTCGGCACGCTGTTTCGCCTGAGCACTTTTGGCGAATCTCACGGTGCGGCTTTGGGCGGCACTATTGAAGGTTGCCCATCCGGTATTGCATTGACAGAGGAAGATATTCAGCGTGAGCTTGATTTACGCAAACCCGGTCAAGGCGGCTTAGCTGCCACAGCACGTAAGGAAGCAGATGCTGTACGCATCCTTTCCGGCGTGTTCGAAGGAAAGACCACCGGAACACCTATCGGGTTTATTATTGAAAACACTGACCAGCGATCACGTGACTACGGCGATATAATGGAAAAATGGCGTCCTGGGCATGCAGATTTTGGATTCGATCAAAAATATGGCTTCCGTGATTATCGGGGTGGTGGACGTTCCTCTGGTCGTGAAACAGTGAGTCGTGTTGTTGGTGGTGCTGTTGCATTGCAACTGCTTGCCACACAGGGTGTAAGCGTTAACGCATACACTGTGGAACTTGGCGGCATTAAAGCTTCTGCGCTTGATGTAGCCAAAGCACAAAAACGTCCATATTTTGCTGCGGATGATGCTGTGGTTGCAGCATGGGATGAACGGGTAAAAGCTGTAAAAGGTAATGGTGACACTTTGGGCGGTATTGTGCAGATTGAAGCTAATGGACTGCCAGCCGGACTTGGTGAACCTGTCTTCGATAAGCTTGATGCCTTGCTTGCACATGCTCTTATGAGCGTTGGCTCTGTAAAGGGCGTTGAAATAGGGCAGGGGTTTGAAGCAGCACGTATGCTGGGAAGCGAAAATAATGATGCAATGGATGCCGAAGGGTTTATGTCTAACAATTGTGGCGGTGTGCTTGGGGGTATTTCTAACGGAATGCCAATAATTGCGCGTGCGGCAATTAAGCCTATTCCGTCTATTGCAAAGAAACAGCAGACCGTCACTTGCAAGGGCGAACCTTGTTCGATGCAGATTAAGGGGCGGCATGATATTTGTGCCATTCCTCGTGTTGTTCCGGTCTTAAAGTCTATGGTTGCGTTGGTGCTGGCGGATGTGCTGCTACAGCAGAGCAAGCAATACTTTTCGCCTGTTTCCGGCGTTGTAGAACCTAGAGGGTTTGACGAATAA